One part of the Flavobacterium johnsoniae UW101 genome encodes these proteins:
- the ribD gene encoding bifunctional diaminohydroxyphosphoribosylaminopyrimidine deaminase/5-amino-6-(5-phosphoribosylamino)uracil reductase RibD, translating into MNKHEKYIKRCIELARNGFGTTYPNPMVGSVIVYEDTIIGEGWHKKAGEPHAEVNAVRSVKDKSLLKKATIYVSLEPCSHFGKTPPCCDLIIANKIPNVVVGTVDPNEKVAGRGIKKLIEAGANVVVGILEDECNELNKRFFTFHQKKRPYIILKWAESLDGFLAPEKEIDQERKPVWITNQYSRQLVHKWRSEEQAILAGTQTVVDDNPKLNVRDWSGNNPVRVILDQNNRISKDSFVFDESVKTIVFTKSENMISTENTIFEKIDFDKNSIENILAVLYQHQIQSIIIEGGRQTLESFINENIWDEARIFIGKNTFKKGTKAPELQKQNAIKTYIQNDELIYVRNHD; encoded by the coding sequence GTGAATAAACATGAAAAATATATAAAACGATGCATAGAGCTTGCTAGAAATGGCTTTGGAACAACATATCCAAATCCGATGGTGGGAAGTGTAATTGTTTATGAAGATACTATTATTGGCGAAGGCTGGCATAAAAAAGCCGGTGAACCGCACGCCGAAGTAAATGCAGTTCGATCTGTAAAAGACAAATCGTTATTAAAAAAAGCTACAATTTATGTCAGCTTAGAACCTTGCTCCCATTTTGGAAAAACACCTCCTTGCTGTGATTTGATTATTGCAAACAAAATTCCAAATGTGGTTGTAGGAACGGTCGATCCAAATGAAAAAGTAGCAGGAAGAGGAATTAAAAAACTAATTGAAGCCGGTGCCAATGTTGTGGTTGGAATTTTAGAAGATGAATGTAACGAACTCAACAAACGTTTTTTTACATTCCACCAGAAAAAACGACCGTATATTATTTTAAAATGGGCTGAAAGTCTGGACGGATTTCTCGCTCCTGAAAAAGAAATCGATCAGGAAAGAAAACCAGTTTGGATTACCAATCAATATTCACGTCAATTAGTCCATAAATGGCGAAGTGAAGAACAGGCTATTTTAGCAGGAACTCAGACGGTTGTTGACGACAATCCGAAATTAAACGTCAGAGATTGGTCAGGAAATAATCCGGTCAGAGTAATTTTAGATCAAAACAACCGAATTTCTAAAGACAGTTTTGTTTTTGATGAAAGTGTAAAAACTATTGTTTTTACGAAATCTGAAAACATGATTTCGACAGAAAATACGATTTTTGAAAAAATTGATTTTGATAAAAATAGTATTGAAAATATTTTAGCTGTTTTATACCAGCATCAAATTCAATCTATAATTATTGAAGGAGGCAGACAGACTTTAGAATCTTTTATAAATGAAAACATTTGGGATGAAGCCCGAATATTTATTGGAAAAAACACTTTTAAAAAAGGAACTAAAGCTCCGGAACTTCAAAAACAAAATGCCATTAAAACTTATATTCAAAACGACGAATTAATATATGTAAGAAATCATGATTGA
- a CDS encoding HAD family hydrolase, whose translation MIDTIIFDFGDIFINLNKQGTISGLQKLGLKEWNAELDRLNLLFETGDISYDDFVSGFQEQLPNASIEEILEAWNAVLADFPSYRLDFVKELSKKYRLFLLSNTDSIHIATFEKTVGVPFYTDFYNCFEKVHFSFEIGKRKPNANSYQHLIDEHNLVPEQTLFVDDKKENTDAAAALGLHVWNLQVGQEDVVDLFTKGLL comes from the coding sequence ATGATTGATACGATAATTTTTGACTTTGGAGATATTTTTATCAATTTAAACAAACAAGGAACAATTTCTGGCTTGCAAAAATTAGGTCTGAAAGAATGGAATGCTGAACTTGACCGCTTGAATTTATTATTTGAAACTGGAGATATTTCATATGATGATTTTGTGAGCGGATTTCAAGAACAACTTCCAAATGCTTCTATAGAAGAAATTCTGGAAGCCTGGAATGCGGTTTTAGCAGATTTCCCTTCTTATAGATTAGATTTCGTAAAAGAGCTTTCAAAAAAATACCGTTTGTTTTTATTAAGCAATACTGATTCTATTCATATTGCCACTTTCGAAAAAACAGTCGGCGTTCCTTTTTATACTGATTTTTACAATTGTTTTGAAAAAGTCCATTTTTCATTTGAAATTGGAAAAAGAAAACCAAATGCTAATTCGTATCAGCATTTAATTGATGAACATAATTTAGTTCCAGAACAGACTTTATTTGTTGATGACAAAAAAGAAAACACGGATGCCGCTGCAGCATTAGGTTTGCATGTTTGGAATTTACAAGTAGGACAAGAAGATGTTGTAGATTTATTTACTAAAGGATTATTATAA
- a CDS encoding IMPACT family protein, which produces MEYNDTYQTIARKSEEVLFKEKGSKFFGYAFPIENEEEVKPIIEDLRKLHPHAVHYCYAYQLGTAPKISYRANDDGEPSNTAGAPIYGQIQSFGVTNVLVVVVRIFGGTKLGVGGLIAAYRTTAQMTLEVCEIVEKTIDVHFLISFDYKNMNKVMRVIKEKKLEITSQEMEIDENSGLPIGKIITKTRKKNAEMIFDIFDLMFEIDVKII; this is translated from the coding sequence TTGGAATATAACGATACGTATCAAACCATTGCCAGAAAATCTGAAGAAGTACTTTTTAAAGAAAAAGGAAGTAAATTCTTTGGTTATGCTTTTCCTATAGAAAACGAAGAAGAAGTAAAACCTATTATAGAGGATTTACGAAAACTTCATCCGCATGCTGTACATTATTGTTATGCTTATCAATTAGGGACAGCTCCCAAAATTTCTTATCGTGCAAATGATGATGGAGAGCCAAGCAATACAGCTGGAGCACCAATTTACGGACAGATACAATCTTTTGGCGTAACGAACGTTCTTGTAGTTGTGGTTCGTATTTTTGGAGGCACAAAATTAGGAGTCGGCGGATTAATTGCGGCATATCGAACAACCGCACAAATGACATTAGAAGTTTGTGAAATTGTTGAAAAAACGATTGATGTTCATTTTTTAATTTCTTTTGATTATAAAAACATGAACAAAGTAATGCGTGTTATAAAAGAAAAAAAACTGGAAATAACATCTCAGGAAATGGAAATAGATGAAAATTCCGGTCTTCCAATTGGGAAAATCATCACAAAAACGCGAAAAAAAAATGCCGAAATGATATTCGACATTTTTGATTTAATGTTTGAAATTGATGTTAAAATTATATAA
- a CDS encoding acyl-CoA thioesterase: MKKHQTQVRVRYSETDQMGVVYHGNYVPYFEIGRVEWLRNKGISYKSMEESGIGLPIVSMQINYKKSARYDELLTIHTTFKSQSSVKIEFDCEIYNEANELLTTAVFILVFISLKTGRPTAPPDYILELFKTME, translated from the coding sequence ATGAAAAAACATCAAACGCAAGTGCGTGTTCGTTACTCCGAAACTGACCAAATGGGAGTTGTTTATCACGGAAATTATGTGCCTTATTTTGAGATTGGACGCGTGGAATGGCTTAGAAATAAAGGGATTTCGTATAAAAGCATGGAAGAAAGCGGTATTGGGCTTCCAATTGTTTCCATGCAGATCAACTATAAAAAATCTGCTCGTTACGATGAGCTTTTAACTATTCATACAACATTCAAAAGCCAGTCATCTGTTAAGATCGAATTTGACTGCGAAATTTATAACGAAGCAAATGAGTTATTAACAACGGCAGTGTTTATTTTAGTATTTATTTCGTTAAAAACGGGCCGCCCAACGGCACCTCCAGATTATATTTTAGAATTGTTTAAAACGATGGAATAA
- the dnaA gene encoding chromosomal replication initiator protein DnaA codes for MTKTAQSVWENCLSFIKDNIQDQAYKTWFEPIKSVELTDNALYIQVPSKFFYEWLEEHYVKLLKVALTKELGKNAKLLYKIKMENTYGNKQPFTEQLPSSNRVPMKPQEVDAPFKNLNPELKNPFVIPGIRNLKIESQLNPNYSFDNFLEGDSNRLARSAGMAVANKPGGTSFNPLLIFGGVGLGKTHLAHAIGVEVKDKYPEKTVLYISAEIFTQQYIDSVKKNNRNDFIHFYQLIDVLIIDDVQFLSGKSGTQDVFFHIFNYLHQNGKQVILTSDKAPVDMQDIEQRLLSRFKWGLSAELHQPDYETRISILKNILYRDGVDMPEDILEYVARNIKSNVRELEGAIISLIAQSSFNKKEVTIELAKSVVEKFVKNVKREISIDYIQKIVSDYFQLDIETLQSKTRKRHVVQARQLAMFFAKKFTKASLANIGSQIGDRDHATVLHACKTVDNLVSTDKQFKKFVEDINKKLTL; via the coding sequence ATGACTAAAACTGCTCAATCGGTATGGGAAAACTGTTTGTCTTTTATAAAGGACAATATTCAAGATCAAGCATACAAAACTTGGTTTGAACCAATCAAATCAGTTGAGCTAACCGATAACGCGTTATATATTCAAGTACCAAGTAAATTTTTCTACGAATGGCTCGAAGAGCATTACGTAAAATTATTAAAAGTTGCACTTACCAAAGAACTTGGAAAAAATGCAAAGTTACTCTATAAAATTAAAATGGAGAACACTTATGGAAATAAACAGCCATTTACCGAACAGCTCCCAAGTTCCAACAGAGTTCCAATGAAACCGCAAGAGGTTGATGCTCCGTTTAAAAACTTAAATCCTGAGCTTAAAAATCCTTTTGTAATTCCTGGAATCCGAAATTTAAAAATTGAATCTCAGTTAAATCCTAATTACAGTTTTGACAATTTCCTTGAAGGAGATTCTAACCGTTTAGCCCGTTCTGCCGGTATGGCTGTTGCTAATAAACCTGGAGGAACTTCATTTAATCCTTTGTTGATTTTTGGAGGAGTTGGTTTAGGAAAAACACACTTAGCACACGCTATTGGGGTTGAAGTAAAAGACAAATATCCTGAAAAAACGGTTTTATATATATCTGCCGAAATTTTCACACAACAATATATTGATTCGGTTAAAAAGAATAATCGCAACGATTTCATTCACTTTTACCAATTAATCGACGTTTTGATTATTGATGATGTTCAGTTTTTATCTGGTAAATCAGGAACTCAGGACGTATTTTTCCACATTTTCAATTACCTGCACCAAAACGGAAAACAAGTAATCTTAACTTCTGATAAAGCTCCTGTTGATATGCAGGATATTGAACAGCGTTTATTATCTCGTTTTAAATGGGGATTATCTGCTGAGCTTCATCAGCCTGATTACGAAACCCGTATCTCGATCTTAAAAAACATTTTGTATCGTGATGGTGTTGATATGCCGGAAGACATTCTTGAATATGTTGCCCGCAATATCAAATCTAACGTAAGAGAATTAGAAGGTGCTATTATCTCTCTTATTGCTCAGTCTTCTTTCAATAAAAAAGAAGTTACGATTGAATTAGCAAAAAGTGTAGTTGAGAAATTTGTTAAAAACGTAAAGAGAGAAATCTCTATCGATTATATCCAAAAAATTGTTTCCGATTATTTCCAGCTGGATATCGAAACGCTTCAATCTAAAACAAGAAAGAGGCATGTTGTTCAGGCTAGACAATTGGCCATGTTTTTTGCAAAGAAATTCACTAAAGCTTCTTTAGCAAATATTGGTTCACAAATTGGAGACCGCGATCACGCAACTGTATTACACGCTTGTAAAACTGTTGACAATTTAGTTTCTACAGACAAACAATTCAAAAAATTTGTCGAAGACATCAACAAAAAACTAACGCTATAA
- a CDS encoding low molecular weight protein-tyrosine-phosphatase — MPVKVLMVCLGNICRSPLAEGILASKLPADKFIVDSAGTGSWHVGHCPDKRSIDVARKNGINISAQKGRQIKSSDFDEFDYIYVMDNSNFRDVVHLAKTPEHKSKVRLILNELFPDENVDVPDPYYGSANGFDNVYQMLDEVTDLIADQLLKKHS; from the coding sequence ATGCCAGTAAAAGTTTTAATGGTTTGTTTGGGGAATATTTGCAGATCTCCTTTAGCAGAAGGAATTTTAGCATCAAAATTACCCGCAGACAAATTTATTGTAGATTCTGCAGGAACAGGATCATGGCATGTAGGACACTGCCCCGATAAGCGTTCCATAGATGTTGCCCGCAAAAACGGAATCAACATAAGCGCACAAAAAGGCAGACAAATTAAATCATCCGATTTTGATGAATTTGATTATATCTATGTAATGGATAATTCAAATTTTCGTGATGTAGTTCATCTGGCTAAAACTCCTGAACATAAAAGTAAAGTTCGTTTAATTCTTAACGAATTATTCCCAGACGAAAATGTTGATGTTCCAGATCCTTATTATGGTTCCGCAAATGGTTTTGACAACGTTTACCAAATGCTAGATGAAGTAACAGATTTAATTGCTGACCAGCTTCTAAAAAAACATTCTTAA
- a CDS encoding SAM-dependent methyltransferase: MKLLGKLYLIPTTMGESDPMDVLPQTVRRTIEVIDHYIVENDKTARKSIKAVYPEKKQSELVLFTLNKRTEPSEHLDFIKPLLEGKNMGLMSEAGCPGVADPGAVIVKLAHEKGIQVVPLVGPSSILLAMMASGMNGQSFTFNGYLPIDKDEKKSAIRHFERLSQDKNQSQLFIETPYRNNKLIEDLLQILNPSTHLCIATDITLPTEFIKTLKVSDWKKLKIDIDKRPTIFIIHKI, from the coding sequence ATGAAACTTCTCGGAAAATTATATCTTATTCCAACTACAATGGGCGAAAGCGATCCGATGGATGTTTTACCACAAACGGTAAGAAGAACGATAGAAGTTATCGACCATTATATTGTTGAAAACGATAAAACAGCCAGAAAATCTATAAAAGCCGTTTATCCAGAAAAAAAACAATCTGAACTTGTTCTTTTTACTTTAAACAAACGAACAGAACCAAGCGAACATTTAGATTTTATAAAACCTTTATTAGAAGGTAAAAATATGGGATTAATGAGCGAAGCCGGATGTCCGGGCGTTGCTGATCCTGGTGCCGTAATTGTAAAATTGGCACATGAAAAAGGGATTCAGGTTGTTCCGTTAGTCGGCCCCTCTTCCATTTTACTAGCGATGATGGCTTCTGGAATGAATGGCCAGAGTTTTACTTTCAACGGATATCTACCAATTGACAAAGACGAAAAAAAATCGGCAATACGTCATTTTGAGAGATTATCTCAGGACAAAAACCAATCACAGTTATTTATTGAAACACCTTATAGAAACAATAAATTGATCGAAGATCTTTTACAGATTTTAAATCCGTCGACACATTTATGTATTGCTACAGATATTACACTGCCAACGGAATTCATAAAAACCTTGAAAGTTTCGGATTGGAAAAAATTGAAAATCGATATTGACAAACGACCAACTATTTTTATTATTCATAAAATCTAA
- a CDS encoding energy transducer TonB — translation MKKALILILTSICFVQCNSSTDTKDSKNKKTEQNITKENNSEEFLPEVNSTVNKDTVKIKEDTKVYDIDSIDVKPDFDKGIAKLHKFIRNNYKYPDEELKVKGIVDVNFVVEKDGTLTDITVTKDADYGTGKEAIRILKKCPKWLPGTQNNKLVRVRYYLTIPIDVYHEQTP, via the coding sequence ATGAAAAAGGCTTTAATTCTAATTTTGACTTCAATCTGTTTTGTACAATGTAATTCTTCAACAGATACTAAAGATTCAAAAAACAAAAAAACGGAACAAAATATTACTAAAGAAAACAACTCTGAAGAGTTTCTTCCTGAAGTTAATTCAACTGTTAACAAAGATACAGTTAAAATAAAAGAGGACACTAAAGTATATGATATTGACTCAATAGATGTAAAACCTGATTTTGATAAAGGAATTGCAAAACTTCATAAATTTATTAGAAACAATTACAAATATCCTGACGAAGAACTTAAAGTAAAAGGAATAGTTGATGTAAATTTTGTAGTTGAAAAGGATGGCACACTAACTGATATAACAGTTACCAAAGATGCTGATTATGGAACAGGAAAAGAAGCGATTCGCATTCTAAAAAAATGTCCAAAATGGCTTCCAGGCACACAAAACAACAAACTTGTGAGAGTTCGTTACTATTTAACTATACCAATAGATGTATATCATGAGCAAACTCCCTAA
- a CDS encoding methionine aminotransferase → MSKLPNVTTSIFTVMSKMASGYNAINLSQGFPNFPVDERLTDIAARLSKENVHQYTPMAGYPPLMNKIAKLIKDSYKRTINPDLELLVTAGATQGIFTTILALVKENDEVIILDPSYDSYESPVLLCKAKPVRVALNDDYTPNWETIEKACSEKSRMIIINNPHNPTGKILTENDFIQLKNLLEKYPDIIVLSDEVYEYITFEEKHISAHTKDFLLDRCIMVSSFGKSFHITGWKIGYTIAPEHLMKEIKKVHQFLVFSVNSISQFAISEYLDVVDVNLLGKFYQEKRDYFQKLLQNSRFELKPCEGTYFQVASYANISNEDDVTFCKNLIINHGVAAIPISTFYSDHKDQKLIRFCFAKDNFTLESAAKKLCEI, encoded by the coding sequence ATGAGCAAACTCCCTAACGTAACTACAAGCATTTTTACAGTAATGTCCAAAATGGCATCTGGATACAATGCAATAAATCTTTCGCAGGGATTTCCAAATTTTCCTGTTGACGAAAGATTAACAGATATTGCTGCAAGATTATCCAAGGAAAATGTGCATCAATATACACCAATGGCAGGTTATCCGCCATTGATGAATAAAATTGCAAAGCTGATTAAGGATTCTTATAAAAGAACCATTAATCCAGATTTAGAACTTTTGGTTACAGCCGGAGCAACACAGGGAATTTTCACTACAATTTTGGCTCTGGTAAAAGAAAACGACGAAGTAATTATTCTTGATCCAAGTTATGATTCGTATGAATCTCCTGTTTTACTCTGCAAAGCAAAACCTGTTCGTGTGGCACTAAATGACGATTATACTCCAAATTGGGAAACAATCGAAAAAGCTTGTTCGGAAAAAAGCCGAATGATTATCATCAATAATCCACATAATCCGACGGGAAAAATTTTAACTGAAAATGATTTTATTCAGCTAAAAAATCTTCTTGAAAAATATCCAGACATTATTGTTTTGTCTGACGAAGTTTACGAATACATTACTTTTGAAGAAAAACACATTTCAGCACATACAAAAGATTTTCTTTTAGACCGCTGTATTATGGTTTCTTCTTTTGGAAAATCCTTTCATATTACTGGCTGGAAAATTGGCTATACCATTGCGCCAGAACATTTAATGAAAGAAATCAAAAAAGTGCATCAGTTTTTGGTTTTCAGCGTAAACAGCATTTCGCAGTTTGCAATCAGCGAATATCTGGATGTTGTTGATGTAAATCTGCTTGGAAAATTCTATCAGGAAAAAAGAGATTACTTTCAGAAACTGCTTCAAAACAGTCGCTTTGAACTCAAACCATGTGAAGGAACCTATTTTCAGGTTGCTTCTTATGCCAATATTTCAAATGAAGATGATGTTACTTTCTGCAAAAATCTAATAATTAATCACGGAGTGGCTGCCATTCCAATTTCTACTTTTTATTCAGATCATAAAGATCAAAAATTAATTCGTTTTTGCTTTGCAAAAGATAATTTTACGCTGGAATCTGCTGCAAAAAAATTGTGTGAGATATAA
- a CDS encoding SDR family oxidoreductase: MSYTDKMLRDDALKGKVIVVTGGGSGLGKAMTKYFLELGAQVAITSRDLEKLKTTAAELESETGGKCLPLQCDVRHYEEVENMLQETLKIFGKVDVLLNNAAGNFISPTERLSANAFDTVIDIVLKGSKNCTLAFGKHWIDTKQTSATILNIVTTYAWTGSAYVVPSATAKAGVLAMTRSLAVEWAKYGIRSNAIAPGPFPTKGAWDRLLPGDLSEKFDMAKKVPLKRVGDHQELANLAAYLVSDFSAYVNGDVITIDGGEWLKGAGQFNLLEAIPEELWDQLEMMIKAKKNK, translated from the coding sequence ATGAGTTACACAGATAAAATGTTACGAGACGACGCTTTAAAAGGTAAAGTTATTGTAGTTACTGGCGGCGGAAGCGGTTTAGGTAAAGCAATGACCAAATATTTTTTAGAATTGGGCGCTCAGGTTGCGATTACTTCCAGAGACTTAGAAAAGCTGAAAACAACAGCTGCAGAACTCGAAAGCGAAACTGGCGGAAAATGTTTACCTCTTCAATGTGATGTTCGCCATTATGAAGAAGTAGAAAATATGCTTCAGGAAACTTTAAAAATTTTCGGAAAAGTGGATGTTCTTTTAAACAATGCAGCAGGAAATTTCATTTCGCCAACAGAACGTTTATCTGCAAATGCATTTGATACTGTTATCGATATTGTTCTTAAAGGTTCTAAAAACTGTACACTGGCTTTTGGAAAACACTGGATCGACACAAAACAAACATCGGCAACGATTTTAAATATTGTAACAACTTATGCGTGGACTGGTTCTGCTTATGTGGTGCCAAGTGCAACGGCTAAAGCTGGGGTTTTAGCCATGACAAGAAGCCTTGCTGTAGAATGGGCTAAATACGGAATCCGTTCTAATGCAATCGCTCCGGGACCATTCCCAACAAAAGGAGCATGGGATAGATTATTGCCGGGAGATCTTTCTGAAAAGTTTGATATGGCAAAAAAAGTGCCGTTGAAACGTGTAGGAGATCATCAGGAATTAGCCAATTTAGCAGCTTATTTAGTTTCTGATTTTTCAGCTTATGTAAATGGTGATGTTATTACAATCGACGGAGGCGAATGGTTAAAAGGTGCCGGACAATTTAATTTATTAGAAGCAATTCCAGAGGAACTTTGGGATCAGCTTGAAATGATGATAAAAGCAAAAAAGAATAAATAA
- the udk gene encoding uridine kinase: protein MLIIGIAGGTGSGKTTVVHQIMNELPDTEVGVISQDSYYKENHNLSFDERALINFDHPRAIDFELLVKHLKALKAGETIDQPVYSFIQHNRTDDTISTHPRKVMIVEGILILTNPELRELFDIKVYVHADSDERLIRRLKRDISERGRDIDEVLNRYQTTLKPMHEQFIEPTKAFADIIIPNDKYNTVAIDVVRAVINQRIL from the coding sequence ATGCTCATTATTGGAATTGCAGGAGGAACTGGAAGCGGAAAAACAACGGTTGTACACCAAATCATGAATGAATTGCCAGATACAGAAGTTGGAGTAATTTCTCAGGATTCGTATTATAAAGAAAACCATAACTTGTCTTTTGACGAGAGAGCATTAATAAACTTTGATCACCCTCGTGCCATTGATTTTGAATTATTGGTAAAACACCTTAAAGCTTTAAAAGCAGGAGAAACTATCGATCAGCCGGTTTATTCTTTTATTCAGCATAACAGAACCGACGATACGATTTCAACTCATCCAAGAAAAGTAATGATTGTGGAAGGGATCTTAATTTTAACAAATCCGGAATTAAGAGAGCTTTTTGACATTAAAGTATATGTTCACGCTGATTCTGACGAAAGATTAATTCGTCGTTTAAAAAGAGATATTTCTGAACGCGGACGTGATATTGACGAGGTTTTAAACCGTTATCAAACAACTTTAAAACCAATGCACGAACAATTTATCGAACCAACAAAAGCTTTTGCAGATATTATTATTCCAAACGATAAATACAATACGGTTGCAATTGATGTAGTTCGGGCCGTAATTAATCAGAGAATTTTATAA
- a CDS encoding FtsB family cell division protein — MKFKNPYKDKKWFKFLGNKYVWVLLFFVIWMLFLDNYSYFDHRFLDGQINELKDNKKYYQEEIKKDQEQIKQLKNPEQIEKYAREKYFMKKDSEDIYIIHFEGDTIQEKE, encoded by the coding sequence ATGAAATTCAAAAATCCGTATAAAGACAAAAAATGGTTTAAATTCCTGGGCAATAAATACGTCTGGGTATTGTTGTTTTTTGTTATCTGGATGCTATTTTTAGACAATTACTCCTATTTTGACCATCGTTTTTTAGACGGACAAATTAATGAGCTGAAAGACAATAAAAAATATTATCAGGAAGAAATAAAAAAAGATCAGGAACAGATCAAACAACTTAAAAATCCTGAACAAATAGAAAAATATGCCCGCGAAAAATACTTTATGAAAAAGGACAGCGAAGATATTTACATCATTCATTTTGAAGGAGACACTATTCAGGAAAAAGAATAA
- a CDS encoding methylmalonyl-CoA mutase subunit beta: MTTNLFEDFNPISSKQWKQKIQFELDGADYNQTVIWNSPEDIQVKPFYHSDEFTKSASVQTQASEFKICQNIFVHDVEKSINRALNTIERGAESLRFTIQNENTDVQKLLENLPLEGRTVYFHLSFLSIDFVKKLDVISVQKNAIFYCNLDPIGQLARDGNWFTTSDKNNFETLEKISNQTNLPFLSVDLGLYQNSGANITQQIAYSLAHANEYLNRFPASTKTIVFQISVGTNYFFEIAKLRALRMLFKLIAAEYNPDLDCHFLVTPTKRNKTIYDYNVNMLRTTTECMSAILGGADAVANLPYDALYHKDNEFGDRIARNQLLILKHESYFDKVDNPADGSYYIESLTVQLAEKSLALFKDIEANGGFLKLLNDGTIKKKIQESASKEQELFDSKKEVLLGTNKYPNKEDRMKHDLELFPFVKIKPRKTLITPIIEKRLAEKLEQERLELE, translated from the coding sequence ATGACCACTAACCTATTCGAAGATTTTAATCCGATTTCATCCAAACAATGGAAACAAAAAATTCAGTTTGAATTGGATGGAGCCGATTACAACCAAACTGTTATTTGGAATTCTCCAGAAGATATTCAGGTAAAACCTTTTTATCACAGCGACGAATTTACAAAATCAGCTTCTGTACAAACTCAGGCATCAGAATTTAAAATCTGCCAAAATATATTTGTTCACGATGTCGAAAAATCTATTAATAGAGCCCTAAATACTATTGAAAGAGGTGCCGAAAGTTTACGTTTTACAATTCAAAACGAAAATACTGATGTACAGAAATTATTAGAAAATCTTCCTTTAGAAGGCAGAACTGTTTATTTTCATTTGAGTTTTCTCTCAATCGATTTCGTAAAAAAACTGGACGTCATTTCGGTTCAAAAAAATGCGATTTTTTATTGCAATCTTGATCCAATAGGACAATTGGCTCGAGACGGAAACTGGTTTACAACATCAGATAAAAATAATTTTGAGACGCTTGAAAAAATTTCAAACCAAACTAACCTTCCGTTTCTTAGTGTAGATTTAGGTTTGTATCAAAATTCGGGTGCAAATATTACACAGCAGATTGCTTATAGTTTAGCACATGCTAATGAGTATTTAAACCGTTTCCCTGCTTCAACAAAAACAATAGTTTTCCAAATTTCTGTTGGAACAAATTACTTTTTTGAAATTGCAAAACTTCGTGCTTTACGAATGCTTTTTAAATTAATTGCTGCAGAATATAATCCTGATTTAGATTGTCATTTTTTAGTTACACCGACTAAGCGAAATAAAACGATTTATGATTATAATGTCAATATGCTTCGCACCACAACCGAATGTATGTCGGCAATTTTAGGCGGTGCCGATGCTGTAGCTAATTTACCTTACGATGCTTTATATCACAAAGACAACGAATTTGGTGACCGAATTGCCCGAAACCAGCTTTTAATTCTAAAACACGAAAGTTATTTTGATAAAGTTGACAATCCAGCCGATGGAAGTTATTATATAGAAAGCTTAACCGTTCAGTTGGCAGAAAAAAGTCTTGCCTTGTTTAAAGACATTGAAGCAAACGGAGGTTTCTTAAAACTTTTGAACGACGGAACAATCAAAAAGAAAATTCAGGAAAGTGCCAGCAAAGAACAAGAATTATTCGATTCTAAAAAAGAAGTTTTGTTAGGCACCAATAAATACCCAAACAAAGAAGACAGAATGAAACACGATTTAGAATTGTTTCCTTTTGTAAAAATCAAACCAAGAAAAACATTAATTACACCCATTATAGAAAAAAGATTAGCTGAAAAGCTGGAGCAAGAACGATTAGAGTTAGAATAA